One window from the genome of Lutra lutra chromosome X, mLutLut1.2, whole genome shotgun sequence encodes:
- the LOC125091573 gene encoding testis-expressed protein 13A-like isoform X2, with protein MSLKPDDASSGFQHNNVVAFINEKMAGHTKGPEFYLENIALSWEEVENKLGDILEDSAVPREVKDACAWSSLALGVRFARRQGQLHKHRVQWLHDFAKLHKSAAQALASDLKEHTARQEMERKEAAFRLRQTQANLAEMQKERDLLKWKLFQLGSTGEQGQASEGPGPATASGAGTEETRKEVKSQTAHAGATGKGRRRQKYALGAEATKELGRGLLHLVGAMEQKNYTTGGQREGDLRKPSDVSLCSDVGSQGTDPQESQRDRRDSEPHQQRRPPIFRRPGDWDCPWCKAVNFSRREICFRCGRGIWLQSPQ; from the exons ATGTCCTTGAAACCCGATGATGCCAGCAGTGGGTTCCAGCACAATAATGTGGTGGCCTTCATCAATGAGAAGATGGCCGGGCACACAAAAGGCCCTGAGTTCTATCTCGAGAATATAGCCCTGtcctgggaggaggtggagaacaAGCTCGGGGACATCCTAGAGGACAGCGCAGTGCCCAGGGAGGTCAAAGACGCCTGTGCCTGGAGCAGCCTTGCCCTGGGTGTGCGTTTCGCGCGCAGGCAGGGCCAGTTACACAAGCACAGGGTACAGTGGCTGCACGATTTTGCGAAACTGCATAAGTCCGCTGCACAGGCCTTGGCCTCAGACCTAAAGGAGCACACAGCGCGGCAGGAGATGGAGCGCAAGGAGGCAGCATTCCGGCTGCGGCAGACACAAGCAAACCTGGCAGAGATGCAGAAGGAACGGGACCTCCTGAAGTGGAAGCTCTTCCAG CTGGGGTCTACCGGGGAGCAGGGCCAGGCCTCAGAGGGGCCAGGCCCGGCCACTGCCAGTGGGGCTGGGACAGAAGAAACACGCAAGGAGGTAAAGTCCCAAACTGCTCATGCTGGTGccacaggaaaaggaagaagaagacagaagtaTGCATTGGGGGCTGAAGCCACAAAGGAGCTGGGCAGAGGCCTCCTGCACCTGGTCGGAGCCATGGAGCAGAAAAATTACACCACTGgtggccagagggagggagatcTCAG GAAGCCCTCTGATGTTAGCTTGTGTTCTGATGTGGGGTCCCAGGGAACAGACCCTCAAGAATCCCAAAGAGACAGGAGAGACTCCGAACCCCATCAGCAGAGAAGACCTCCCATATTTCGAAGGCCTGGGGATTGGGACTGCCCTTGGTGTAAAGCTGTGAATTTTTCACGGAGGGAAATTTGCTTCCGCTGTGGGAGGGGAATCTGGCTGCAAAGCCCTCAGTAA
- the LOC125091573 gene encoding testis-expressed protein 13A-like isoform X1, which yields MSLKPDDASSGFQHNNVVAFINEKMAGHTKGPEFYLENIALSWEEVENKLGDILEDSAVPREVKDACAWSSLALGVRFARRQGQLHKHRVQWLHDFAKLHKSAAQALASDLKEHTARQEMERKEAAFRLRQTQANLAEMQKERDLLKWKLFQLGSTGEQGQASEGPGPATASGAGTEETRKEVKSQTAHAGATGKGRRRQKYALGAEATKELGRGLLHLVGAMEQKNYTTGGQREGDLRSVEITMFYFSGTLKPGSIVSPSPLPVQLPASFTYSYSCPSSPFPPVPTPSPPEATCTAGAPSPTSPNRKPSDVSLCSDVGSQGTDPQESQRDRRDSEPHQQRRPPIFRRPGDWDCPWCKAVNFSRREICFRCGRGIWLQSPQ from the exons ATGTCCTTGAAACCCGATGATGCCAGCAGTGGGTTCCAGCACAATAATGTGGTGGCCTTCATCAATGAGAAGATGGCCGGGCACACAAAAGGCCCTGAGTTCTATCTCGAGAATATAGCCCTGtcctgggaggaggtggagaacaAGCTCGGGGACATCCTAGAGGACAGCGCAGTGCCCAGGGAGGTCAAAGACGCCTGTGCCTGGAGCAGCCTTGCCCTGGGTGTGCGTTTCGCGCGCAGGCAGGGCCAGTTACACAAGCACAGGGTACAGTGGCTGCACGATTTTGCGAAACTGCATAAGTCCGCTGCACAGGCCTTGGCCTCAGACCTAAAGGAGCACACAGCGCGGCAGGAGATGGAGCGCAAGGAGGCAGCATTCCGGCTGCGGCAGACACAAGCAAACCTGGCAGAGATGCAGAAGGAACGGGACCTCCTGAAGTGGAAGCTCTTCCAG CTGGGGTCTACCGGGGAGCAGGGCCAGGCCTCAGAGGGGCCAGGCCCGGCCACTGCCAGTGGGGCTGGGACAGAAGAAACACGCAAGGAGGTAAAGTCCCAAACTGCTCATGCTGGTGccacaggaaaaggaagaagaagacagaagtaTGCATTGGGGGCTGAAGCCACAAAGGAGCTGGGCAGAGGCCTCCTGCACCTGGTCGGAGCCATGGAGCAGAAAAATTACACCACTGgtggccagagggagggagatcTCAGGTCAGTGGAAATcaccatgttttatttctctgggacCCTCAAGCCTGGGTCCATAGTCTCACCATCACCCCTTCCTGTCCAGCTCCCTGCCTCATTCACATACTCCTACTCATGCCCCTCATCCCCCTTCCCACCTGTGCCCACACCATCCCCACCAGAAGCAACATGCACAGCAGGAGCTCCATCTCCGACATCTCCCAACAGGAAGCCCTCTGATGTTAGCTTGTGTTCTGATGTGGGGTCCCAGGGAACAGACCCTCAAGAATCCCAAAGAGACAGGAGAGACTCCGAACCCCATCAGCAGAGAAGACCTCCCATATTTCGAAGGCCTGGGGATTGGGACTGCCCTTGGTGTAAAGCTGTGAATTTTTCACGGAGGGAAATTTGCTTCCGCTGTGGGAGGGGAATCTGGCTGCAAAGCCCTCAGTAA